One segment of Osmerus mordax isolate fOsmMor3 chromosome 28, fOsmMor3.pri, whole genome shotgun sequence DNA contains the following:
- the LOC136937925 gene encoding disabled homolog 2-interacting protein-like isoform X1 — protein MEFAVDFFKAENVHDVPAERQRRRQSMPSSPSSLDTPSTPCKITAFLTRRLKSSIKQTKSQPKLDRHSSLRSILPAFRTAADHDRSHLMPRLRESRSHESLLSPGAAVRALDLSMDQQVLIKPVHSSILGQDYCFEVTTSTGTKCFSCRSAAERDKWMENLRRAVHPNKDNSRRVENLLTVWVVEAKDLPAKKRYFCELCLDDTLFARTTCKLRADNIFWGEHFHFSSLPDVHSLTVHVYKETDRKKKKDKNSYVGLVNIPVAAVTGRQVVEKWYSVSTPNPNKGKTPVPMVRIKARYQSLNILPMEQYKEFAEFISNHYLLLCSLLEPSISVRSKEEVASALVHILQSTGKAKDFLTDLMMSEVDRCGDNDHLIFRENTLATKAIEEYLKLVGQKYLQDALGEFIKALYESDENCEVDPGKCSSNDLPEHQSNLKMCCELAFCKIIDSYRVFPRELKEVFASWRQECSSRGRPDISERLISASLFLRFLCPAVMSPSLFNLTQEYPDDRTARTLTLIAKVTQNLANFTKFGNKEEYMSFMNQFLEHEWTNMQRFLLEISNPETISNTAGFEGYIDLGRELSTLHALLSEALSQLDQSTVSKMAPLTRILREVTSALTNPGAVGGQVSSPRSSLATPPLSPPLSAASISTGLHSMGLDGPITGMVDFTRLPSPTPENKDLFFVTKGSGLQPSGLQQSPARSSSYSEATEADALANGSRGVSMTLANGSKSLSLVDLQDRSLDSPAGPALSPTDGNDSQSPVGWTTRAPQMAPTLRRTGHAPSTDSASGRSHLLPLSFQNPVYQMVSMTTVSPRQQDSPVLTTPPRDSGSDGHSSASSHGNADEVGGGGKHAFLTQMPLGVGGGSEEFARRSGEFSRRQLSLTETPPPSVIVPRQNSAGPQRRIDQPPPPATPPAPPTISRGRTPPSILGGAYPGPRPASGSMMSSSPDWPSGGTRLRQQSSSSKGDSPESKQRTLIKAPSPVNPNALDRTAAWLLNMNVQYVEQEGGAESDGRHRDDITQTEKYQQEILVLQERLRGTSQRLEEYETRLAVQDEQNQRMLQEYQARLEDTEERLRRTQDDKDLQMKSIISRLMSVEEELKKDHSDMQSVVDSKQKIIEAQEKRIASLDAANSRLMGALSQLKERYSVQSRNGLSPTNPSKLQITENGEFRNSSNC, from the exons ATGGAGTTTGCGGTGGACTTTTTCAAAGCGGAGAACGTCCATG atgttcctgctgagagacagagacgcagACAGAGCATGCCAAGCAGCCCCTCCTCCTTGGACACGCCCTCCACACCCTGTAAAATCAcg gcttTCCTGACGCGGCGGCTGAAGTCCTCGATCAAGCAGACTAAGAGCCAGCCCAAGCTGGACCGACACAGCAGCCTGCGGAGCATCCTGCCTGCTTTCAGAACCGCCGCCGACCATGacag gtcTCATCTGATGCCGAGGCTGAGAGAGTCTCGCTCCCACGAGTCGTTGCTGAGCCCTGGTGCTGCTGTCAGGGCCCTGGACCTCAGCATGGACCAGCAGGTCCTCATCAAGCCCGTCCACTCCAGTATCCTGGGCCAGGACTACTGCTTCGAg gtgaccaCGTCCACAGGTACCAAGTGCTTCTCGTGTCGCtcggctgcagagagagacaaatggatGGAGAATCTGAGGAGGGCCGTCCACCCCAACAAG GACAACAGCAGGCGTGTGGAGAACCTACTGACCGTGTGGGTGGTGGAAGCAAAGGACCTCCCCGCCAAGAAGCGCTACTTCTGTGAGCTGTGCTTGGACGACACGCTGTTCGCTCGCACCACCTGCAAGCTCCGCGCCGACAACATCTTCTGGGGCGAGCACTTCCACTTCAGCAGCCTGCCCGACGTGCACAGCCTCACCGTGCACGTGTACAAGGAGACCGACcgcaagaagaagaaagacaaaAACAGCTACGTGGGATTGGTCAACATCCCCGTCGCCGCGGTGACCGGACGGCAGGTGGTGGAGAAGTGGTACTCGGTCTCCACGCCCAACCCCAACAAGGGCAAGACCCCGGTTCCCATGGTGAGGATCAAGGCGCGCTACCAGAGCCTGAACATCCTGCCCATGGAACAGTACAAGGAGTTTGCAGAGTTCATCTCCAACCACTacctgctgctctgctccctGCTGGAGCCCAGCATCAGTGTCCGCAGCAAGGAGGAGGTGGCAAGCGCCCTGGTGCACATCCTGCAGAGCACGGGCAAGGCCAAG gacTTCCTGACCGatctgatgatgtcagaggtggATCGCTGCGGCGACAACGACCACCTGATCTTCAGAGAGAACACCCTGGCCACCAAGGCCATCGAGGAGTATCTCAAACTGGTGGGCCAGAAGTACCTGCAAGACGCTCTGG gTGAGTTCATCAAGGCTCTGTACGAGTCAGATGAGAACTGCGAGGTGGATCCTGGGAAGTGTTCGTCCAATGACCTGCCAGAACACCAGAGCAACCTGAAGATGTGCTGTGAGCTGGCCTTCTGCAAGATCATCGACTCCTaccg GGTGTTCCCCAGGGAGCTGAAGGAGGTGTTTGCGTCGTGGCGTCAGGAGTGCAGCAGTCGGGGTCGACCCGACATCAGCGAGCGTCTGATCagtgcctctctcttcctgaggtTCCTCTGCCCCGCCGTCATGTCCCCGTCCCTCTTCAACCTCACGCAGGAGTACCCCGACGACCGAACCGCACGCACCCTCACCCTCATCGCCAAGGTCACCCAGAACCTGGCCAACTTCACCAAGTTCGGCAACAAGGAGGAGTACATGTCCTTCATGAATCAGTTCCTGGAGCACGAGTGGACCAACATGCAGCGCTTCCTGCTGGAGATCTCCAACCCCGAGACCATCTCCAACACGGCGGGCTTCGAGGGCTACATCGACCTGGGCAGGGAGCTCTCCACCCTCCACGCCCTGCTCTCAGAGGCCCTCAGCCAGCTGGACCAG TCAACCGTGTCAAAGATGGCTCCCCTGACCCGGATCCTACGGGAGGTTACGTCAGCACTGACCAATCCAGGGGCTGTAGGGGGTCAggtctcctcccccaggtccagcttggccacgccccctctgtccccacctctctccgCTGCCTCCATCTCCACTGGCCTCCACAGCATGGGTCTggacggaccaatcacagg gatGGTGGACTTCACCAGGCTTCCATCTCCGACCCCAGAGAACAAGGACCTGTTCTTCGTGACCAAGGGCTCCGGTCTGCAGCCGTCCGGCCTCCAGCAGTCTCCCGCCCGCAGCTCCAGCTACTCCGAGGCCACCGAGGCCGACGCCCTGGCCAATGGGAGTAGAGGTGTTTCCATGACGCTAGCCAATGGCAGTAAGAGCCTGTCCCTGGTGGACCTACAGGACCGCAGCCTAGACAGCCCAGCAGGCCCCGCCCTCTCGCCGACTGACGGCAACGACAGCCAATCACCTGTCGGCTGGACCACCCGTGCCCCCCAGATGGCTCCCACCCTCAGGAGGACAGGCCACGCCCCCAGCACCGACTCCGCCTCCGGCcgttcccacctcctccccctctcctttcagaATCCCGTCTACCAGATGGTCTCCATGACGACCGTGTCGCCGCGGCAGCAGGACTCCCCCGTCCTGACCACGCCCCCTCGCGACTCCGGCTCCGACGGACACAGCTCCGCCAGTTCCCACGGCAACGCTGACGAGGTCGGCGGGGGAGGAAAACACGCCTTCCTGACCCAGATGCCTCTCGGCGTGGGGGGAGGCAGCGAGGAATTTGCCCGGCGTTCCGGAGAGTTCTCTCGCCGGCAGCTCTCGCTAACAGAGACTCCGCCCCCAAGCGTCATCGTCCCTCGCCAGAACAGCGCCGGGCCTCAGCGGAGAATcgaccagccccctcccccggccacgcccccggCCCCGCCCACCATCAGCAGAGGCCGCACCCCTCCCAGCATTCTGGGCGGAGCCTATCCTGGGCCTAGGCCCGCCTCCGGCAGCATGATGTCATCGTCTCCTGATTGGCCGAGCGGGGGAACGCGGCTCCGACAGCAGTCGTCCTCCTCGAAAGGAGACAGTCCTGAGAGCAAGCAGCGCACCCTCATTAAG gcgccCTCCCCAGTCAACCCCAATGCTCTGGACCGTACGGCTGCCTGGCTGCTGAACATGAACGTCCAGTACGTGGAGCAGGAGGGCGGGGCCGAGAGTGACGGCAGGCACAGAGACGACATCACACAGACCGAGAAG TACCAGCAGGAGATCCTGGTTCTCCAGGAGCGTCTCCGGGGAACGTCCCAGCGCCTGGAGGAGTACGAGACCCGCCTGGCGGTGCAGGACGAGCAGAACCAGCGCATGCTGCAGGAGTACCAGGCTCGGCTGGAGGACACGGAGGAGCGCCTGCGCCGCACGCAGGACGACAAGGACCTGCAGATGAAGAGCATCATCAGCAG GTTGATgtcagtggaggaggagctgaagaaggatCACTCAGACATGCAGTCTGTGGTCGACTCCAAACAGAAGATCATCGAAGCTCAG gAGAAGCGGATAGCGTCGCTGGACGCCGCCAACTCTCGTCTGATGGGTGCCCTGAGCCAGTTGAAGGAGCGCTACAGCGTGCAGAGCAGGAACGGCCTCTCCCCCACCAACCCCAGCAAGTTACAGATCACCGAGAATGGAGAGTTCAGGAACAGCAGCAACTGctag
- the LOC136937925 gene encoding disabled homolog 2-interacting protein-like isoform X2: protein MAFLTRRLKSSIKQTKSQPKLDRHSSLRSILPAFRTAADHDRSHLMPRLRESRSHESLLSPGAAVRALDLSMDQQVLIKPVHSSILGQDYCFEVTTSTGTKCFSCRSAAERDKWMENLRRAVHPNKDNSRRVENLLTVWVVEAKDLPAKKRYFCELCLDDTLFARTTCKLRADNIFWGEHFHFSSLPDVHSLTVHVYKETDRKKKKDKNSYVGLVNIPVAAVTGRQVVEKWYSVSTPNPNKGKTPVPMVRIKARYQSLNILPMEQYKEFAEFISNHYLLLCSLLEPSISVRSKEEVASALVHILQSTGKAKDFLTDLMMSEVDRCGDNDHLIFRENTLATKAIEEYLKLVGQKYLQDALGEFIKALYESDENCEVDPGKCSSNDLPEHQSNLKMCCELAFCKIIDSYRVFPRELKEVFASWRQECSSRGRPDISERLISASLFLRFLCPAVMSPSLFNLTQEYPDDRTARTLTLIAKVTQNLANFTKFGNKEEYMSFMNQFLEHEWTNMQRFLLEISNPETISNTAGFEGYIDLGRELSTLHALLSEALSQLDQSTVSKMAPLTRILREVTSALTNPGAVGGQVSSPRSSLATPPLSPPLSAASISTGLHSMGLDGPITGMVDFTRLPSPTPENKDLFFVTKGSGLQPSGLQQSPARSSSYSEATEADALANGSRGVSMTLANGSKSLSLVDLQDRSLDSPAGPALSPTDGNDSQSPVGWTTRAPQMAPTLRRTGHAPSTDSASGRSHLLPLSFQNPVYQMVSMTTVSPRQQDSPVLTTPPRDSGSDGHSSASSHGNADEVGGGGKHAFLTQMPLGVGGGSEEFARRSGEFSRRQLSLTETPPPSVIVPRQNSAGPQRRIDQPPPPATPPAPPTISRGRTPPSILGGAYPGPRPASGSMMSSSPDWPSGGTRLRQQSSSSKGDSPESKQRTLIKAPSPVNPNALDRTAAWLLNMNVQYVEQEGGAESDGRHRDDITQTEKYQQEILVLQERLRGTSQRLEEYETRLAVQDEQNQRMLQEYQARLEDTEERLRRTQDDKDLQMKSIISRLMSVEEELKKDHSDMQSVVDSKQKIIEAQEKRIASLDAANSRLMGALSQLKERYSVQSRNGLSPTNPSKLQITENGEFRNSSNC, encoded by the exons ATG gcttTCCTGACGCGGCGGCTGAAGTCCTCGATCAAGCAGACTAAGAGCCAGCCCAAGCTGGACCGACACAGCAGCCTGCGGAGCATCCTGCCTGCTTTCAGAACCGCCGCCGACCATGacag gtcTCATCTGATGCCGAGGCTGAGAGAGTCTCGCTCCCACGAGTCGTTGCTGAGCCCTGGTGCTGCTGTCAGGGCCCTGGACCTCAGCATGGACCAGCAGGTCCTCATCAAGCCCGTCCACTCCAGTATCCTGGGCCAGGACTACTGCTTCGAg gtgaccaCGTCCACAGGTACCAAGTGCTTCTCGTGTCGCtcggctgcagagagagacaaatggatGGAGAATCTGAGGAGGGCCGTCCACCCCAACAAG GACAACAGCAGGCGTGTGGAGAACCTACTGACCGTGTGGGTGGTGGAAGCAAAGGACCTCCCCGCCAAGAAGCGCTACTTCTGTGAGCTGTGCTTGGACGACACGCTGTTCGCTCGCACCACCTGCAAGCTCCGCGCCGACAACATCTTCTGGGGCGAGCACTTCCACTTCAGCAGCCTGCCCGACGTGCACAGCCTCACCGTGCACGTGTACAAGGAGACCGACcgcaagaagaagaaagacaaaAACAGCTACGTGGGATTGGTCAACATCCCCGTCGCCGCGGTGACCGGACGGCAGGTGGTGGAGAAGTGGTACTCGGTCTCCACGCCCAACCCCAACAAGGGCAAGACCCCGGTTCCCATGGTGAGGATCAAGGCGCGCTACCAGAGCCTGAACATCCTGCCCATGGAACAGTACAAGGAGTTTGCAGAGTTCATCTCCAACCACTacctgctgctctgctccctGCTGGAGCCCAGCATCAGTGTCCGCAGCAAGGAGGAGGTGGCAAGCGCCCTGGTGCACATCCTGCAGAGCACGGGCAAGGCCAAG gacTTCCTGACCGatctgatgatgtcagaggtggATCGCTGCGGCGACAACGACCACCTGATCTTCAGAGAGAACACCCTGGCCACCAAGGCCATCGAGGAGTATCTCAAACTGGTGGGCCAGAAGTACCTGCAAGACGCTCTGG gTGAGTTCATCAAGGCTCTGTACGAGTCAGATGAGAACTGCGAGGTGGATCCTGGGAAGTGTTCGTCCAATGACCTGCCAGAACACCAGAGCAACCTGAAGATGTGCTGTGAGCTGGCCTTCTGCAAGATCATCGACTCCTaccg GGTGTTCCCCAGGGAGCTGAAGGAGGTGTTTGCGTCGTGGCGTCAGGAGTGCAGCAGTCGGGGTCGACCCGACATCAGCGAGCGTCTGATCagtgcctctctcttcctgaggtTCCTCTGCCCCGCCGTCATGTCCCCGTCCCTCTTCAACCTCACGCAGGAGTACCCCGACGACCGAACCGCACGCACCCTCACCCTCATCGCCAAGGTCACCCAGAACCTGGCCAACTTCACCAAGTTCGGCAACAAGGAGGAGTACATGTCCTTCATGAATCAGTTCCTGGAGCACGAGTGGACCAACATGCAGCGCTTCCTGCTGGAGATCTCCAACCCCGAGACCATCTCCAACACGGCGGGCTTCGAGGGCTACATCGACCTGGGCAGGGAGCTCTCCACCCTCCACGCCCTGCTCTCAGAGGCCCTCAGCCAGCTGGACCAG TCAACCGTGTCAAAGATGGCTCCCCTGACCCGGATCCTACGGGAGGTTACGTCAGCACTGACCAATCCAGGGGCTGTAGGGGGTCAggtctcctcccccaggtccagcttggccacgccccctctgtccccacctctctccgCTGCCTCCATCTCCACTGGCCTCCACAGCATGGGTCTggacggaccaatcacagg gatGGTGGACTTCACCAGGCTTCCATCTCCGACCCCAGAGAACAAGGACCTGTTCTTCGTGACCAAGGGCTCCGGTCTGCAGCCGTCCGGCCTCCAGCAGTCTCCCGCCCGCAGCTCCAGCTACTCCGAGGCCACCGAGGCCGACGCCCTGGCCAATGGGAGTAGAGGTGTTTCCATGACGCTAGCCAATGGCAGTAAGAGCCTGTCCCTGGTGGACCTACAGGACCGCAGCCTAGACAGCCCAGCAGGCCCCGCCCTCTCGCCGACTGACGGCAACGACAGCCAATCACCTGTCGGCTGGACCACCCGTGCCCCCCAGATGGCTCCCACCCTCAGGAGGACAGGCCACGCCCCCAGCACCGACTCCGCCTCCGGCcgttcccacctcctccccctctcctttcagaATCCCGTCTACCAGATGGTCTCCATGACGACCGTGTCGCCGCGGCAGCAGGACTCCCCCGTCCTGACCACGCCCCCTCGCGACTCCGGCTCCGACGGACACAGCTCCGCCAGTTCCCACGGCAACGCTGACGAGGTCGGCGGGGGAGGAAAACACGCCTTCCTGACCCAGATGCCTCTCGGCGTGGGGGGAGGCAGCGAGGAATTTGCCCGGCGTTCCGGAGAGTTCTCTCGCCGGCAGCTCTCGCTAACAGAGACTCCGCCCCCAAGCGTCATCGTCCCTCGCCAGAACAGCGCCGGGCCTCAGCGGAGAATcgaccagccccctcccccggccacgcccccggCCCCGCCCACCATCAGCAGAGGCCGCACCCCTCCCAGCATTCTGGGCGGAGCCTATCCTGGGCCTAGGCCCGCCTCCGGCAGCATGATGTCATCGTCTCCTGATTGGCCGAGCGGGGGAACGCGGCTCCGACAGCAGTCGTCCTCCTCGAAAGGAGACAGTCCTGAGAGCAAGCAGCGCACCCTCATTAAG gcgccCTCCCCAGTCAACCCCAATGCTCTGGACCGTACGGCTGCCTGGCTGCTGAACATGAACGTCCAGTACGTGGAGCAGGAGGGCGGGGCCGAGAGTGACGGCAGGCACAGAGACGACATCACACAGACCGAGAAG TACCAGCAGGAGATCCTGGTTCTCCAGGAGCGTCTCCGGGGAACGTCCCAGCGCCTGGAGGAGTACGAGACCCGCCTGGCGGTGCAGGACGAGCAGAACCAGCGCATGCTGCAGGAGTACCAGGCTCGGCTGGAGGACACGGAGGAGCGCCTGCGCCGCACGCAGGACGACAAGGACCTGCAGATGAAGAGCATCATCAGCAG GTTGATgtcagtggaggaggagctgaagaaggatCACTCAGACATGCAGTCTGTGGTCGACTCCAAACAGAAGATCATCGAAGCTCAG gAGAAGCGGATAGCGTCGCTGGACGCCGCCAACTCTCGTCTGATGGGTGCCCTGAGCCAGTTGAAGGAGCGCTACAGCGTGCAGAGCAGGAACGGCCTCTCCCCCACCAACCCCAGCAAGTTACAGATCACCGAGAATGGAGAGTTCAGGAACAGCAGCAACTGctag
- the LOC136938158 gene encoding endonuclease G, mitochondrial-like has protein sequence MYRFICSKWFFSGVSLTVGVGVGASLRTADTGESHGLLSRVPVIPIPSVDAATDIVPYQGGGGQMGGNRSTAVMKYGFPSLANIKTRESYVTSYDPRNRTAAWVIEHLTPQTLTGTSDRKFCDFKEDDSVHMYHRSTNADYKGSGFDRGHLAAAGNHKWNQKAMDDTFYLSNVSPQHPQMNQKGWNKLEQYSRSLTKQYLNVFVCTGPLYLPRQEADGKMYVRYQVIGRNHVSVPTHFFKVLILEKPRGEVELRPYVMPNVPVDENVALERFLVPIESIERASGLLFVPNIMKRTSSILAVTAGPGK, from the exons ATGTATCGTTTTATCTGTTCCAAGTGGTTTTTCTCCGGCGTGTCCTTGACAGTCGGTGTTGGTGTCGGTGCGTCTCTGAGAACGGCAGACACCGGAGAAAGCCATGGGCTTCTCAGTCGGGTGCCCGTTATTCCCATACCGAGCGTGGACGCAGCAACCGACATTGTACCGTACCAAGGGGGCGGCGGTCAGATGGGAGGCAACCGTTCAACGGCAGTTATGAAGTACGGGTTCCCGTCTCTGGCCAACATCAAGACCAGAGAGTCTTACGTTACGTCGTATGACCCGAGGAACCGGACAGCTGCTTGGGTGATTGAGCACCTCACTCCTCAGACACTCACAGGAACTTCTGACAGGAAGTTCTGCGACTTTAAAGAGGACGATTCGGTGCATATGTACCACCGATCAACTAACGCGGATTACAAAGGCAGCGGGTTTGACCGTGGTCACCTGGCCGCGGCAGGAAACCACAAATGGAACCAGAAGGCAATGGATGACACGTTCTATCTTAGCAACGTCTCGCCTCAG CACCCTCAAATGAACCAGAAAGGATGGAACAAACTGGAGCAGTACTCGCGCTCTCTCACCAAGCAGTACCTcaacgtgtttgtgtgcactggACCCCTCTACCTGCCCAG GCAAGAGGCGGACGGCAAGATGTACGTGCGCTACCAGGTGATTGGCCGTAACCACGTGTCGGTCCCCACCCACTTCTTCAAGGTGCTGATCCTGGAGAAGCCTCGCGGCGAGGTGGAGCTCCGCCCCTACGTGATGCCAAACGTTCCCGTGGACGAGAACGTCGCGCTGGAACGCTTCCTGGTCCCCATCGAGAGCATCGAGAGGGCTTCCGGCCTGCTGTTCGTCCCCAACATCATGAAGAGGACCAGCAGCATCCTGGCTGTCACTGCAGGCCCGGGGAAGTGA
- the LOC136937808 gene encoding netrin-G2-like, producing MTLRTRMMQFQTLQDRMMPFQTLQDRMMPFQILQDRMMPPSPSSPPGLERASFLAVMSQLWCFILQDVVKMLIPGGPRFSELSKIAYISFQDCECYGHSNRCSYIDFINVVTCVSCKHNTRGQNCQSCRLGYFRNMSLELDDENVCIECNCNQQGSLHARCNESGFCECKDGTTGQKCDSCTDGYSWMLGCVANVCDDDLSPCQNGGTCVDKRRCVCSEGYKGVQCQTLSCEGMRGCRRANTASSSSSSLPLLILASLLSSATLRAAV from the exons ATGACTCTGCGGACCCGGATGATGCAGTTCCAGACTCTCCAGGACCGGATGATGCCGTTCCAGACTCTCCAGGACCGGATGATGCCGTTCCAGATTCTCCAGGATCGGATGATGCC TCCATCGCCCTCTAGTCCCCCAGGACTTGAACGGGCCAGCTTCCTGGCAGTGATGTCACAACTGTGGTGCTTTATCCTTCAAGATGTTGTCAAGATGCTGATTCCTGGAGGGCCCAGGTTCAGTGAGCTGTCTAAGATTGCGTACATCAGCTTCCAAG ACTGCGAGTGCTACGGACACTCCAACCGCTGCAGCTACATCGACTTCATAAACGTGGTGACGTGCGTGagctgcaaacacaacaccagagGACAGAACTGTCAGTCCTGTCGCCTCGGCTACTTCAGGAACATGTCGCTTGAGCTCGACGACGAGAACGTCTGCATTG AATGTAACTGTAACCAGCAGGGGTCTCTCCATGCGCGCTGTAATGAGTCGGGCTTCTGCGAGTGCAAAGACGGCACCACAGGGCAGAAGTGTGACAGCTGTACGGACGGATACAGCTGGATGTTGGGCTGTGTGG ccaATGTGTGCGACGACGACCTGTCGCCGTGCCAGAACGGGGGCACGTGCGTGGACAAGCGGAGGTGCGTGTGCTCCGAGGGCTACAAGGGGGTCCAGTGCCAAACGCTGAGCTGCGAGGGCATGAGGGGCTGCAGGAGGGCCAACACAgcgtcctcttcctcttcatccctgcccctcctcatcctcgccaGCCTGCTCAGCTCCGCCACGCTCAGAGCGGCCGTCTAG